Below is a window of Deltaproteobacteria bacterium DNA.
TTGACCGCTCGGGAACCCCTCCCAAAGTGGGTTTATTTATTGGTGTCTAACTTCTAACAATACGACCGGTATGATTTGTTTCGCTAAAACCCTTCCTGGAGCCAGCGAAGGGAATCGAACCCCCGACCAACTGATTACAAATCAGTCGCTCTACCGACTGAGCTACGCTGGCCAAATAGTCTTTAAAAAATATTTTTTAATTATAAAGCCTTCCAAGAATTATTCAACATTTTTTTTTGCCGGATCTATCCGTCATTCGTTCTATTGCCCGCCAGGAGGGATTATTTTTAACTATATCGGGAAGTTATTCTTTGGTTCGGCTATCATTTATCTATATAAAAATATTTAATTTAATTTATTTCGACTTAAATATCAATAAAAAAATTTAAAAGTTTTTAAAAAATTATAGGATCGGTTTACGAAGAAACCTCAATGCTGCAAAAGCCGAGGAGGTCCCGCCATTGGCGGGGCGGCAAGGGTGAATCCGTACTATACTCAGGATGCCCTTGACATGGGCTGGGCCATGGGATAACCTGGGGATCCAGCCTGTTTCCCCGGAAACGGACTATCGAAGACCGTGAGATAATTAAAAGAATGAATACTGTGATTATTGCCTGTCGTACTATTGCCGAGGAGCTGCGGGTGGCCCTGGGAGAAACCGGGTGCCCTTATCCCGTATTATGGATAGAATCAGGGCTGCACCTGAAACCCGATTCCTTAAGAAAGCGCCTCCAGGAGGAACTGGATCATATAGAGAATGTCAGCCAGACCCTCTTGGCTTTCGGCTATTGCGGCAATGCCCTGCTCGGGCTGAGGGCCGGAGACTTTCGTCTCATCTTCCCCCGCGTAGACGATTGCATCACCTTGATGCTGGGTTCCGGCTTGAGGCGTGAAGAGATTTGCCGCGAGTGTGGGACCTATTTTCTCACCAAAGGGTGGCTGGATTATGAAAGGAATATATGGGGGGAATACCAGGAAACGGTAAGGCGTTATGGAAAAGAAAAGGCCGACAGGGTTTTTAAGGCCATGCTCCGCCACTATCAGCGATTGGGTATTATTGACACCGGCGCCTACGATCTGGGCCGCTTTCTGGTACGGGTGCAGAATATCAGCGATGCCTTGGCCCTGAAACCTCAGGTGATCCAGGGAACACTGGACTACCTGAAAAAGCTCCTGACCGGTCCATGGGATGAAGACTTCATCCAAATCAATCCCGGCGAGACCGTAACCCTGAAACATATTTTCAGGGAAGCTGCGACGCCTCCTCGGGAGACCCCTGCACTCCAGCCTCATCTATGATGCAAAAATACTTTCTCTCTGGCTATTAACCGACGCCCCCGCTGATCCCCACTGATTAATAAAAATATTTCCCTGCCGGCTGTTTAAAAGGCTCCAGGATTTGGGCGTTTAGATCCTCTGTTTCCGCAAACAGGGTCCTGGGTGTAGAAAATTCGATCAGGGCATTGTCATCGGTATTCAGGATCCCGCCTCGGGTCAGGGTGGCCACTTCATCCGGACCCATTGTAAACCGGGAAATCAGGTTATGCAAATCCCTGACCCCGATCCGGTTTAAATCCTGTTCCACGAGCTTCCATTTCATCCTTTCTTCTATTCGTGCCAGAGATAAATCGGGCTTTTTCTTAAAACCTACCATCACTAAATCCTTCTGTTGCGGTTGAAAAACATAGACATAAGGAAACACGGCCTGAAAGGTGGTCAAAACCGTCTTAAAACTTTCCGGGGAGATCTTATAAAGCTGGAGCCATTGGCAAAAGACCCCTTCCGGTTTTAATTTATTATAGCCTAAACGAAAAAACTCCTGGGTAAAAACATTGGCTACCCCGGCCATCCAGGGATTGGAAGGCTCGGAGATGATGACGTCATACTGGTCGGGGGTGACCAGGAGATAATTCCGGGCATCGGCCACCCGGAGGGTCAAGCGGGGATCCTCAAGGGGCCGATTGTTGACCTGATCGAAAAAGCGGGACCCCTCAATAACCGCCTTTTCCAATTCCACCAAAGTGATTTTTCGGGCCGGAAAGGGCGTCACCGAACCCACCGTCACCCCGCTGCCCATGCCGACCACCAGAACTTCGTCCAGTTGAGGGGCCAGAAGCATGGGAATCTGTCCTACCAATACCTGGGTGGGCATGTCGCCTTTGGTGGAGGCCTCCACTTTGCCGTTGGATTTCATATAAATGGTGCCGGTGCGCCGGGATTTATGAACGCTGATGGTACAGGTATGTCCTTCTTTGTAAAACAGCAGCGGTTCATTTTGGGGCTCATACATTTTCATGAGTTGCCGGTGAGAGGTATTTTTAAAATTGTGGGCATAGATATAAACCCCACTGACCATCAAGGGCGCTTTCCAGGCCGGAGGAAACCAGAGGAGGCCCAGGGTCAACAAAAAGACGGCCGGGGCGGCGATCCATTTCAGTGAAGGTCGGGGGGCGGTGGTAATCAGCAGCAAATACAAACCGAGCAAGAGATTCAATCCGATTCCCAGAAGGATGGTATTGCGGATCCCCAATAAGG
It encodes the following:
- a CDS encoding DUF1638 domain-containing protein; its protein translation is MNTVIIACRTIAEELRVALGETGCPYPVLWIESGLHLKPDSLRKRLQEELDHIENVSQTLLAFGYCGNALLGLRAGDFRLIFPRVDDCITLMLGSGLRREEICRECGTYFLTKGWLDYERNIWGEYQETVRRYGKEKADRVFKAMLRHYQRLGIIDTGAYDLGRFLVRVQNISDALALKPQVIQGTLDYLKKLLTGPWDEDFIQINPGETVTLKHIFREAATPPRETPALQPHL